From a region of the Roseivirga sp. 4D4 genome:
- a CDS encoding tetratricopeptide repeat protein: protein MSGFDKLNNFWEELKKRNVVRAFIFYAVSAWLIIQFVATVFPYLNFPKWATTAVIVTLLAGAPIVLIVSWIYELTTDGLKKTDSVDTEKSTSVNTGKRLNRLTISILSLAVFFLLVDKFYLSAERSSETERTESIAVFPFSVQGGIKIQYLKDGMVDLISGKLDAMPGLNATDPNIILGVANSKGLDNRNPVAAAKAAAELGANRVILGSITQVGELLEVKISKYNKEGQPVGNPIIEDGTETELMSRIDNIIRRLVADELNEQGSKFDSEAVLTTNKLESIVPFLRGIQLARVGKHKEALGFFRESVEADTNFVLGYYRYVENAGWIDAVRNSERRLTEYSPYFDRLETLSKDLKGKNGEVVRARMAYLNSDISSEDQFRKLLSKYGESVEILNGLAESIFHHRPIVAGNQVDAKPYFERLIELDPTKDEYFIHIIEIEEEEGDLESFNAYAARLNPESEQQYGIPFRRVMLQDSVSDKEIMELSQILKPNFGFVTRRKIQLYDGFKVGKRVQAIDERFSSQDNWFGFLEPSFGGQHDTLVVKDFASFDQTGALRDLLLLMVQASFEEIPLWKKYAHDLITKLRATKEVLIKMFPDRSQVEMDYMIGLAFLYDDSLAEANEQLEIIKSYFDDETVTPLGKVKDQARLLYFNLAGFIDYTRGDMESAETKFDSAVTRVKRVALDYATILSKPRNFHLAEMKIMEGSYKEALEIYLNTLETQSFNIVFSSFTWGFNVYRIAQMYDKLERKDEAIAYYKTFTEAYRNADEMYAPWVDDAYSRLSVLVERPEEELRGQIN from the coding sequence ATGTCAGGATTTGACAAACTCAATAATTTCTGGGAAGAACTAAAGAAGCGCAATGTAGTTCGCGCTTTTATTTTCTATGCTGTTTCGGCTTGGTTGATCATCCAGTTTGTTGCCACGGTATTCCCATATCTGAATTTCCCAAAATGGGCAACTACTGCTGTAATTGTCACCTTATTGGCGGGGGCTCCAATAGTTCTAATAGTCTCTTGGATCTATGAATTGACCACCGATGGTCTTAAGAAGACAGATTCAGTTGACACGGAAAAATCGACCTCGGTCAATACAGGAAAACGCCTGAACAGACTCACTATTTCAATTTTGAGTTTGGCTGTATTCTTCCTGCTGGTTGATAAATTCTATCTCAGTGCGGAAAGGTCATCAGAAACAGAAAGAACGGAATCGATAGCCGTTTTTCCATTTTCGGTTCAAGGAGGGATCAAAATTCAGTACTTAAAAGATGGCATGGTTGACCTGATCAGTGGCAAGCTGGATGCTATGCCGGGATTAAATGCCACGGATCCGAATATTATTCTTGGTGTTGCTAATTCCAAAGGCCTTGATAATAGAAACCCTGTTGCTGCTGCTAAAGCTGCGGCTGAGCTAGGAGCAAATAGAGTAATCTTAGGGAGTATTACTCAAGTAGGAGAGTTACTTGAGGTCAAGATTTCTAAATATAACAAGGAAGGTCAGCCGGTTGGCAATCCGATTATTGAAGACGGAACGGAAACCGAGCTGATGAGTAGGATTGATAATATCATCAGAAGATTGGTAGCAGATGAGCTCAATGAGCAAGGAAGTAAGTTTGATAGTGAAGCGGTGTTGACCACTAATAAACTGGAGAGCATTGTTCCTTTTCTTAGAGGAATACAACTGGCAAGGGTTGGTAAACACAAGGAGGCATTAGGTTTTTTTAGAGAAAGTGTCGAAGCAGATACCAATTTTGTCCTCGGTTATTATCGATATGTTGAAAACGCGGGATGGATAGACGCGGTTAGAAATTCGGAAAGAAGATTAACAGAATATAGTCCTTATTTCGATCGATTAGAAACACTGAGTAAAGACCTGAAAGGAAAAAATGGAGAGGTCGTTCGAGCTAGGATGGCCTACCTTAATTCAGATATCTCATCTGAAGACCAATTCCGTAAGCTCCTAAGTAAATATGGAGAATCAGTCGAAATTCTTAACGGTCTGGCAGAGTCGATTTTTCATCATCGGCCTATAGTGGCAGGTAACCAGGTTGACGCCAAACCTTATTTTGAGCGATTGATTGAACTTGATCCTACTAAGGACGAATACTTTATTCACATCATAGAAATTGAGGAGGAAGAAGGTGATCTTGAATCCTTCAATGCCTATGCTGCTCGCCTGAACCCGGAATCTGAACAGCAATATGGCATACCTTTTAGGCGAGTAATGCTTCAGGATTCGGTCTCTGATAAGGAAATCATGGAATTATCTCAGATTTTAAAACCTAATTTTGGCTTTGTCACAAGGCGAAAAATTCAACTCTATGATGGATTTAAGGTAGGGAAAAGAGTACAGGCAATCGATGAACGTTTTTCTAGTCAAGACAACTGGTTTGGTTTTCTGGAACCCAGTTTTGGCGGTCAGCATGATACCTTAGTTGTAAAAGATTTTGCATCTTTTGATCAAACCGGAGCACTACGCGATCTCCTTTTGCTTATGGTACAAGCCAGTTTCGAGGAGATTCCGCTTTGGAAGAAATATGCTCATGACCTCATAACCAAGCTTAGGGCAACTAAGGAAGTACTAATCAAGATGTTTCCCGATAGGTCCCAAGTAGAAATGGATTACATGATAGGCTTAGCATTTTTGTATGATGATAGTTTGGCTGAAGCCAATGAGCAGCTAGAAATAATCAAGAGTTACTTTGATGATGAAACGGTAACTCCTTTAGGAAAAGTAAAGGATCAGGCAAGGTTGCTATACTTTAATTTGGCGGGTTTTATAGATTACACTCGTGGAGATATGGAGAGTGCAGAGACCAAATTCGATTCGGCAGTGACCAGGGTAAAGAGGGTGGCTTTGGACTATGCCACAATCCTGTCGAAACCACGAAACTTTCATTTAGCAGAAATGAAAATCATGGAGGGAAGTTATAAGGAAGCCTTAGAAATTTACCTTAACACCTTAGAGACACAGTCGTTCAATATTGTATTCTCTAGCTTCACCTGGGGTTTTAATGTGTACCGTATTGCCCAAATGTATGATAAGCTAGAAAGAAAAGATGAAGCTATAGCGTATTACAAGACTTTCACGGAAGCCTATCGGAATGCTGACGAAATGTATGCGCCTTGGGTAGATGATGCCTATAGTAGATTATCAGTATTGGTAGAAAGACCCGAGGAAGAATTAAGAGGTCAAATCAACTAA
- a CDS encoding GNAT family N-acetyltransferase, with amino-acid sequence MSIESRLKTDDLGGEFQLWEGDAMLAHMMFSRPFPDRIIVQHTQVDQSQKGKGLGKRLFDQMIEYAKSNELSVVPRCNFTQKMFERYPEHNSLL; translated from the coding sequence ATGTCCATTGAAAGCAGACTCAAAACGGATGACTTAGGAGGAGAATTCCAGTTGTGGGAAGGTGATGCGATGCTTGCCCACATGATGTTTTCCAGACCTTTTCCTGATCGGATCATTGTCCAACATACTCAAGTGGATCAATCCCAAAAAGGAAAAGGCTTAGGGAAGCGGCTGTTTGATCAAATGATTGAATATGCCAAATCCAATGAACTTTCAGTAGTCCCAAGGTGCAATTTCACGCAAAAGATGTTCGAAAGATATCCTGAGCATAATAGCTTGCTTTGA
- a CDS encoding DUF1330 domain-containing protein: protein MKKRISILSTCLSLLLSSTQKDNAMMIQEDSKTTLIVTSTPNMTQQESLKTYVEGVMPMLLELGGKVVKRSKIDTTYLGDPTFTHLLIMDFPSKEALVEMFDGEEYQKLVWIRDKAFSQISIQFADDL, encoded by the coding sequence ATGAAGAAGCGCATTTCCATATTAAGCACCTGCCTTAGCCTATTACTTAGTTCAACTCAAAAAGATAACGCAATGATGATTCAAGAAGACTCAAAAACTACGCTTATAGTAACCTCAACACCTAATATGACACAGCAAGAATCGCTAAAGACCTATGTCGAAGGAGTAATGCCTATGTTGTTAGAATTGGGAGGTAAGGTAGTCAAGAGAAGTAAAATTGACACTACCTATCTGGGAGACCCAACCTTTACCCACCTGCTGATTATGGACTTCCCCTCTAAGGAAGCATTAGTCGAAATGTTTGACGGAGAAGAGTATCAGAAATTGGTATGGATAAGAGATAAGGCATTCTCACAAATCAGTATTCAATTTGCAGATGATCTTTGA
- a CDS encoding Crp/Fnr family transcriptional regulator, with protein sequence MKSQLRKYLERHITLSEDEFEAFYACFEQNTYQKKDFLLKEGETCRHKHFILKGLVRSFYIDEKGTEKITQFAIENWWVTNTESFALQKPSNIDIQAVEETTTLSINKVEFEKSLSQIPQLERFFRIVAENMVIAIQRRYGFYMKMNSKIRYEHFVEWIPDFAQRVPLYMIASYLDITPEYLSQLRKG encoded by the coding sequence ATGAAAAGCCAGCTACGCAAATACCTTGAGAGACACATCACACTTAGTGAGGACGAATTCGAAGCATTTTATGCTTGTTTTGAGCAAAACACTTATCAGAAGAAAGACTTCTTATTGAAAGAAGGTGAAACCTGTAGACACAAACACTTTATTCTGAAAGGTCTAGTCAGATCCTTCTATATAGATGAAAAAGGAACCGAGAAAATCACACAGTTCGCTATCGAAAACTGGTGGGTGACTAACACAGAAAGTTTTGCACTCCAAAAACCTTCTAACATCGACATTCAGGCGGTAGAAGAAACAACCACACTGAGCATAAATAAAGTTGAGTTCGAGAAGTCTTTAAGTCAAATTCCTCAGTTGGAAAGGTTCTTTAGAATTGTAGCGGAAAACATGGTCATTGCCATTCAACGGAGATATGGGTTCTATATGAAAATGAATAGCAAAATACGCTACGAACACTTTGTGGAATGGATACCTGACTTTGCACAAAGAGTTCCACTTTATATGATTGCATCTTACCTAGACATCACTCCTGAATATTTAAGCCAGTTACGTAAAGGTTAA
- a CDS encoding UBP-type zinc finger domain-containing protein: MSLKPQICEHLQTLEVNPPDKYVCDECTKTGDSWLHLRKCQTCGTTLCCDSSPNQHARKHAESHEGHSVVVSAEPGEKWSYCFEHDSFNPKAY, from the coding sequence ATGTCACTGAAACCACAGATTTGTGAACACCTCCAAACTTTGGAGGTAAATCCACCTGATAAGTATGTGTGTGACGAATGCACCAAAACTGGTGACTCTTGGCTGCACCTAAGAAAGTGTCAAACCTGTGGAACTACCCTGTGTTGCGACTCGTCACCTAATCAACATGCTCGAAAGCATGCTGAATCTCATGAAGGTCACAGCGTGGTGGTTTCAGCCGAACCTGGAGAAAAATGGTCTTATTGCTTTGAGCATGATAGTTTCAATCCAAAGGCCTATTAA
- a CDS encoding DUF885 family protein, translating into MKTHSVFLILILLGSQTVLRAQSQSEGYIDIWKAFYPSRALSAGMHDAIYQYEDPSPRKIKTWISFNKKLLPNISNKTINGRLLRVQVKEEIHKWTKEQPHLNSLAFYSNLITSTLRSVTSADFLTEQERANLFCQRLASIRQISDYGRTKLKSVKTRDASRANARLGALVEYLSNDFKVIIKGYQSNCDYDQLIKEAIWAIKGLMTRAKKKLMPYAVSSSPILGNAEYSRRLSLYTDSDLTPEALAAIALQEIDTVRTLMAEVSRQYLSEQYPDKPLPNSLEELTKTALGDMEKDAPLNAQDYLDFWQELAADAMLFIEVNGIATLPKNNTLEIKTAPESAGAQARIGWVSSAPPFDPNPVTTLYLPSIPETLPKQEQIDFWASFNKPFNRMIVIHELLPGHYMQMKISRETPHPVRLLFPFGIYTEGWATFTERVLLDAGWQAGNHLTMLAHLRKRLENANRAYTSVQVHTQGWTQEQVMKFSTERSLLAPQFAKSLWGRIMRSPMQLTSYFLGGAQFSALLESEKNRLGSSFDLKLFMDTIMKAGPIPIDEFHGIFQQIISK; encoded by the coding sequence ATGAAAACCCATAGCGTCTTTCTAATACTCATACTTCTTGGTTCACAAACTGTGTTGAGAGCACAAAGCCAAAGCGAGGGTTACATTGACATTTGGAAGGCTTTTTATCCTTCTCGAGCCTTATCAGCCGGAATGCATGATGCTATCTATCAATATGAAGATCCATCACCAAGAAAAATTAAGACATGGATCTCATTTAACAAGAAACTACTCCCTAACATATCCAACAAGACCATCAATGGTCGACTTCTTAGGGTTCAGGTCAAAGAAGAGATTCACAAATGGACAAAAGAACAACCTCACCTAAACTCCCTGGCCTTTTATAGCAACCTAATTACTTCCACGCTTCGAAGCGTTACAAGTGCGGACTTTCTAACAGAACAAGAACGGGCTAATTTGTTCTGTCAACGATTGGCAAGCATCAGGCAGATTAGCGACTATGGCCGTACAAAACTGAAAAGCGTCAAGACCAGAGATGCCAGTAGAGCCAATGCCCGACTGGGAGCATTGGTTGAATACTTATCAAATGACTTTAAGGTCATCATCAAGGGATATCAATCGAATTGTGATTATGATCAACTGATCAAGGAGGCCATCTGGGCGATCAAAGGCTTAATGACACGTGCCAAGAAGAAGCTTATGCCCTATGCTGTGAGTTCAAGTCCAATTCTAGGCAATGCTGAATACAGTCGGAGATTGTCGCTTTACACAGACAGTGACTTAACACCTGAAGCACTAGCAGCAATAGCACTTCAAGAAATTGATACTGTAAGAACGTTAATGGCGGAAGTATCACGTCAGTATTTGAGCGAGCAATATCCTGACAAGCCTTTACCAAACTCTTTAGAAGAATTGACCAAGACGGCCTTGGGTGATATGGAAAAAGATGCTCCTCTAAATGCGCAGGACTATTTGGATTTTTGGCAAGAACTGGCTGCCGATGCCATGCTATTTATTGAAGTAAATGGTATTGCCACACTGCCAAAGAACAATACCCTTGAGATCAAAACAGCTCCAGAAAGTGCTGGTGCACAAGCCAGAATTGGTTGGGTAAGTAGTGCTCCACCATTTGATCCTAATCCCGTAACTACCCTATATCTTCCTTCGATTCCAGAGACACTGCCAAAACAGGAACAAATTGACTTTTGGGCGTCATTCAACAAGCCTTTCAACCGCATGATCGTCATTCATGAGTTATTGCCAGGCCATTATATGCAAATGAAGATCAGTCGCGAAACGCCACATCCCGTTCGCCTACTTTTCCCTTTCGGTATCTATACCGAAGGATGGGCCACATTCACCGAACGTGTACTGCTGGATGCCGGATGGCAAGCCGGGAACCACCTGACTATGCTGGCTCATTTAAGAAAGCGACTTGAGAATGCCAATCGGGCATATACCTCCGTTCAAGTGCATACGCAAGGGTGGACACAAGAGCAGGTCATGAAATTCTCTACCGAAAGATCCTTACTAGCCCCCCAGTTTGCCAAGAGTCTTTGGGGAAGGATTATGAGGTCGCCTATGCAACTCACCTCTTACTTCTTGGGTGGAGCGCAGTTTAGCGCCCTGCTTGAATCCGAAAAGAATAGACTTGGTTCATCCTTCGATCTAAAACTATTTATGGACACCATTATGAAGGCAGGCCCTATTCCTATTGATGAATTCCACGGTATTTTTCAGCAAATCATTTCCAAATAA
- a CDS encoding carboxymuconolactone decarboxylase family protein yields the protein MERISYQEVPKEMFDKLMDIELLIKNYGLSTHLLELLRLRVAQKNGCAYCVDMHHKELKHLNETELRLSSVCVWEDTPYYTPVERSVLAYADSLTRLTRGPLKDQIFDALLIHFSKEEICYLTLAITQINTWTRLMKSFQFTPGNYKVQANQS from the coding sequence ATGGAACGAATATCCTATCAAGAAGTCCCCAAAGAAATGTTTGATAAGCTCATGGACATTGAGCTTCTAATTAAGAACTATGGCCTAAGCACTCATCTGCTTGAACTTTTGAGATTAAGAGTAGCTCAAAAAAATGGCTGTGCATATTGCGTTGATATGCACCATAAAGAACTGAAGCATCTTAATGAGACAGAATTGAGACTTTCTTCCGTCTGTGTATGGGAAGACACGCCCTATTATACTCCTGTCGAACGAAGCGTCCTAGCCTATGCTGACAGCCTCACACGTTTAACGCGAGGGCCATTGAAAGATCAAATATTCGATGCATTGCTCATACATTTTTCAAAGGAAGAAATATGCTACTTGACGCTGGCTATCACTCAAATCAACACTTGGACCAGACTGATGAAATCATTTCAGTTCACTCCTGGTAATTACAAGGTTCAGGCAAACCAGTCATGA